The sequence below is a genomic window from candidate division WOR-3 bacterium.
TAAAGAGTTTCTCTTCCCTTGTGGCGAAGAATATCTTAAAGAAAATCTCCGACCAGTTTTCCCTCTCCTCTTTTATCTTTTGGAGAAATTCCTTCCGTAAGGGATGGGTTAAGTTCTCTATCATTTTTATCATCTCCTCTTCCCTTTCCGGAATTTCCCCAAGAGAGAAAATTACCTTCTCTTCTTTCTTCTCCTCTTTGGCTTGGAGTTGGTCGGTCCATTCGTAAACCCTTTCTTTTTCCTGTTTGCTTTGGATTTGAGGATGGGCATTGATTTCCGTTTTCACCTTTTTCCAAAAGTTTTCCCAGTCGGTGACAATCCCTGAGAGGTGGGATTTGATTTCGGAAAGTCTTAACTTCTTAAAACTTTTCAGGAGGAGGAGGAATAAGGCGCCGGGGTCGGTTTCGGATAATCTTTTTAACTCTTCCGGGTTCGTTTCCTTTTGCACTAAATAATGCTCAAAAGGAAGGGGGGTAAAATTTTTGAAGAGGTAGGCGATGGGGATTTTCTTTTCTTCCTGGGCAAATTTCACTAAGACCTGCTCCAAAAGGAAATCGTATCCTTTTATCCTTCCCAACCCCTCTTTATTAGAAAAGATGAAATTCCCAACGGTAAAACGGGCAAAGTTCTCCACCGTCTCAATCCCTTCTTTAATATCCTCGTCACCATCAAGATGGCTCTGGGAGATGTAATCTTCAATCTCGGGAATTGGGTAGGCAACTTTTAATAGGTTAATTGCCTCCTTTCGCAGATTGAAGTCCTTTGGCAGATACTGGGATTGCATCTTTAAGATGGTTAAGGCAGAGGGGTAGTCTTTTTTCTCTTTTAAGTAGTCAAGGATTAAGGAGAAGAGAGAAGAAGGGAGGGGCAATTGATTTTCCTTTTGGAGAAAGGAGAAGATTTCTAAAATTAAATTGGCAGGCGGGTTTTTCTCTAAGACCGAGAGCAAGAAATCTTCTAAGTTTCCCCGTTTTATCTCTCTCCTTAATGGTTTTATTATCTCTTCCATATTAAGGGAGGGAGGAGAAGGGAAATGGGGTGAAGGTTAAAATTAAGATGAGGAGGGCGATCAGGGCAAAGATCTTTTCTCTTCTCTCTAAGCCGGTTATCTCGTCTTGGACTGGTGGGTGACGGAGACCTAAGACAAAGACTAAGAAGATCCAGAAATACCATCCGGGCCAGCGGATACCCAAAAGCGCCATAAGACCAATGATAATAAGCATCACGATTTTCATCTTCTTATAAAATACGGCGTAGGCGATATGACCACCATCCAACTGCCCTAAGGGCAAAAGGTTCATTGCGGTAACGAAAAATCCGAGCCAACCGGCAAATGCCATGGGATGGAGAAGGATATCGGTTTTTGGTGGGATCTGGGGGAAGAAGATCTTAGAAAGGAGGGTGAAGATCAGGGAAGAACCGAGTCCGATTCCTCCTTTTAATTCTTCAGAGGAGACAATTTTTGAATATTTAAGTCCGATGATGGTGATGGGGATGGCAATTAAGAAACCAGTCAAAGGACCAGCGAGCCCAACTTGGATTAAAGCCTTGCGGGAAGGGATTACCGATTTTATCCGGATGAAGGCACCCATCGTACCAATTAGGGGATGGGGGACAGGAAGGAAATGGGGTAAGGTAGCCGAAACCCCGTGCCGGCGGGCAGTTAAATAATGTCCCAATTCGTGACCACCGAGGATGGTTAAAAGGGAGAAGGAGAAGGGTAAGCCCAAAATTAAATCTTTTGGCGAGGCGAATGGATTGCCACCCCGATTGAGGGAGCCGATAAGAATGGTAGAAAAAATTGTTAAAAGGAGGAGGATGAGCGGTAAGAGGTATTCGGTCTTCTCTTCCTTGGGGACAAAACCGGAGACCAATCTAATTACTTCCTTCTCTCCTTCCTTCCGGAAGAAAGGGAAATAGCCTGCTCTTTGCAAAATCTCTTTTAAGGAACGGATACTCTCTTCTTTTGGTTCTAAGATCTTGCCCGAGATTTCATTCTCATCCCAGGTTTCAATTAAGAAAAATCTTTCCAGTTCTTTAAGAAGTTTCTCTTCCATTTTCCCTCCGGCTCAATACCACCCTGGTGATTACTTCTTTCACTTCATTCATCTCCACTCTTTTCCCTAAGATATTTTCCATTGCGGTCATTGGCAAATTCTTTTTGCCGCAAGGATGAATGAAGGAGAAGGGTTTTAAGTCATTTAAGACATTGAGGGCAATCCCGTGATAGGTGACCTTATCTTTGAGGGCAAAGCCGAAGGAGGCAATCTTTTTCCCTTGGACATAAATTCCGATATTCCTTTCGTCCGCGGTCGCAGCAATGCCAAAGATTTTTAAGGTTTGGATTATCACCCCTTCCCAATAGTTAATAAATCTTCTAATCCCAGCCATCCCTTCCTTTAAGAAGAAGATGGGATAGATTAAGAGTTGACCGAACCCGTGGTAGGTGATATCACCACCCCTTTCGGTGCGGTAGAAAGAGATTCCCATCGCCTGCAACTTTTCTACTGAGACCAAAAGATTTTCCATCTTCCCATTCTTTCCTAAGGTAATTACCGGAGGATGGATGACAAAAATTAAGGTATCGGGAATCTCGTCCCTTACCCTTTGCTGATGAATCTCCTTTTGGAAATCTTCTGCCAGTTTATATTCACAAACT
It includes:
- a CDS encoding GreA/GreB family elongation factor; this translates as MEEIIKPLRREIKRGNLEDFLLSVLEKNPPANLILEIFSFLQKENQLPLPSSLFSLILDYLKEKKDYPSALTILKMQSQYLPKDFNLRKEAINLLKVAYPIPEIEDYISQSHLDGDEDIKEGIETVENFARFTVGNFIFSNKEGLGRIKGYDFLLEQVLVKFAQEEKKIPIAYLFKNFTPLPFEHYLVQKETNPEELKRLSETDPGALFLLLLKSFKKLRLSEIKSHLSGIVTDWENFWKKVKTEINAHPQIQSKQEKERVYEWTDQLQAKEEKKEEKVIFSLGEIPEREEEMIKMIENLTHPLRKEFLQKIKEERENWSEIFFKIFFATREEKLFNLLAQNMEESDLETILYEVFTSYHFYPFHFYWLVKNYKGRFITKALFLRLYELLGNKKYKEFWRYHKRLLKDKEFVKEAIREMNEEERRRILSSLPFLPSLLDYEKGEMERTIKELSGLKEEKDVIYNTEEGIKRMEEELKRLLQVELKKNAEALARARSYGDLSENYEYKIAKEERNRLMNRIKKLEEDLAKAVPITFPKGDLTEVEIGSRVRIRNLLTNEIKEWTILGPWDIDLEKNIISYQSPFGRSLLGKRTGERINWEGEDYEIIAVEGLKTDGENN
- a CDS encoding site-2 protease family protein — protein: MEEKLLKELERFFLIETWDENEISGKILEPKEESIRSLKEILQRAGYFPFFRKEGEKEVIRLVSGFVPKEEKTEYLLPLILLLLTIFSTILIGSLNRGGNPFASPKDLILGLPFSFSLLTILGGHELGHYLTARRHGVSATLPHFLPVPHPLIGTMGAFIRIKSVIPSRKALIQVGLAGPLTGFLIAIPITIIGLKYSKIVSSEELKGGIGLGSSLIFTLLSKIFFPQIPPKTDILLHPMAFAGWLGFFVTAMNLLPLGQLDGGHIAYAVFYKKMKIVMLIIIGLMALLGIRWPGWYFWIFLVFVLGLRHPPVQDEITGLERREKIFALIALLILILTFTPFPFSSLP
- the lipB gene encoding lipoyl(octanoyl) transferase LipB is translated as MKIIDLGVCEYKLAEDFQKEIHQQRVRDEIPDTLIFVIHPPVITLGKNGKMENLLVSVEKLQAMGISFYRTERGGDITYHGFGQLLIYPIFFLKEGMAGIRRFINYWEGVIIQTLKIFGIAATADERNIGIYVQGKKIASFGFALKDKVTYHGIALNVLNDLKPFSFIHPCGKKNLPMTAMENILGKRVEMNEVKEVITRVVLSRRENGRETS